The window ATCCATTAGGTCGTTTTCTCTGTTCAAAAAAACGTTTTGAAGAAGTTGTAAAAAATACTTAGTGTTTTCCACTTTACAATTTGTTAGTCTTTTCTCGGCCTTAAAGAGCCGAGCTTTCGCGCATTCATAGATAGAGGAAAGAACCATGCATCTACAAGTTGGAGTAAAAGTCTTATTAAAAAATAATGAAGGTAAATTTCTTTTGATTTGCCGTTCTGCTGAAAAATATAAAGATGTGCTTCAAAAATGGGATATCCCTGGAGGACGTATTGACCCCGGAAAAACCCTCATAGATAATTTAGAACGTGAAGTGATGGAAGAAACTAATTTAAGACTAAAGAACAATCCACGTTTAGTTGGTGCTCAGGATATCATTCCTAATAGTGAAAAACATGTTGTGAGACTGACGTATATTGGTGAGGCAGAAGGTGAATTGCGATTGAGTGAAGAACACACTGAATTTGGATGGTTTGAGCTCAAAGAATTGCACTCTATGGAAAATCTTGATAAATACCTCCAAGCCTTACTAGCAGACTTAGAAGAAAATGAGACAGATGTTAAAAGTGCGCTAGGAGCAGCAAGTAGCTAACCCCGTTTGAGAGCGTTCACCGCGAGCGCTAACTTATACGGCCCATTCCATTAAGAAAAATCCATCGCACAAGCATGTGAGGAAGATGCCCAAAGCCGGAATCAAACCTGCGACCTTCGCATTACGAATGCGCCTTATCCGAGCAAAGTCACTGCATCTCACAGTAGCTGACACGAGAGCAGGATAACCCATCTTTTTTTAAGAGTCTATCGCCATTTGAGGTGACTTTGATTGGTTTGTCGTCCCTGTTTGGTCCAAGGTTGGTCCACAGAAATGGAATGGCTATTGAGGTTATCTCTTGTTCAGAAAAATGTTGAGTGAATGATTTTCTGAGATACCACCAAAGAATTTAGTAGCATCTCAGAATGTTCTAAAAAGGATGTCTTATTTAAAATTCGGAATGGCTCTAACCATGAATTCATCGAAAAGAGGAACTGTAAAAGTTAGTTCACCGTGAGCAGGGCTATAGATCATTCCCTTTTTAATCAATTTTGATCTAACAGGGGCAAGACTTGTTATTTTGAAATTTAAGATATCCGCAATATCCCCACTTCTGTGAGAACCTGGACCCAGCTCAGCCATCGCTCTTAAAAAATTCTTCTCACTTGGAATTAGACGATCAAATCTAACCCGGAAAAAATTCTTATCCAGGCGCTGAATGACCATGTTTGTCGCTTCTTGAATGACTTTTAAGGTAATTGGACTTGCTTTAGCATGATTCCATGATTGATAACCCCACTCTTGAAGAAAGTAGGGATATCCTTTTGTCATTCTATAGATTTCAGCTAGAGCATCAGGTTCGAAAACAACCCCTTCGACTTGAGCAGGGTCATTTAGAGCTTTGGCGGCATCAGTTTCTGATAATGCTCCAATATCGGGGAAGTTGAAAAGCCTTTCTGCATACGATTTGGAGTCTCCTGCTAATCCCGGTAAAATTGGTAAGCCGGTTCCTAATAGGACTAAAGGAAGTTGACGTTGCTGTATTTTGTGCATCGCCATGATTAACGCGCCAAGCTCTTTTTGAGAGAAATATTGAATTTCATCGATAAAAATTGCAATGGCACTTTTACGGTCCTCAGCAGCCTCTCCAAGAGCTACAAAAAGATTAGGAAGATCGATTTCCAAATCTCCACTATCAGCTGCCCCTCTTTCGGGTTCAATATCTAAACCAATTGTGACATCATTAACTGTTACGTTAAGAGCTGAAATGAAGCTGCGTAAGACAGATAAGCCACGTTTAACTTTATTGCCAAGACCAGCAATCCGATCCAATTCAAAAAGCAGCTTCCAAAGATGAGGCGCAATTAATGCTCCCAATGTTTTACCTTCATGAGCTTCGATTAAAATTGTTCGATAGCCTTCTTCCCTTGCTTTGTGTTCAATTTCATTTAGTAGAACTGTTTTTCCTACACCCCGAAGTCCTGTAAGTAGCATGCTTTTTTCAGGCCGTTTTCGTTTGATGCGCCCTAAAAGAATGGCGGCTTCTTCAAGAATTGGGTCTCTTCCAACTAATTCAGGTGGTGGCGCGCCAGCGCCAGGGGAGAAAGGGTTTTTGATACGATCCATGCATTTATTCCTATTTATACCCGTTTATACCTGAAATCGAGAATAAACGCGTATAAATTTCAAAGTCATTTCAGGTCTTTATTTTTACCTTGGGAAAATATGCTTTTTTAGGCATAATTAAAATCAGCACTCAAAAGGATATAGACAAATACCTATTTAATCGGTGATATTACCTATCAGATAGGTTTAATCTGCTAGAGTATTTATTTTCAAATAAGAATGTCGAAAAGATCCAGTCTCCATTTTAGAGTGTCTCTTACAGAAAGAGCCGAGATGCTCAGATACTGACGATGATTTATTGGGATTTGAGGTACTGTAAAAGGTCGTGATCTTGAAAGGCTATTTCTATAGTCTGTGGGTCTATCGTCCCATTCTTTGAATTCATTACAAGATTTTGCAGAATCTTGGACATATTCCTAATTATATGATCACTATTGTGCCCCGCTTCGAGCATATAAATACCTTTCTCTAGAGATGTTTTAAGGGCATTTGCATATGGAATTTTTTGTATTTCTTCAAAGTCGTAAATACTTCTTAAGGGAGAGCATAAACCATTTTTCATAAGTATCACCTGCGTTTCTTTTTGCATTTGATCAAGAACAAATTTCATGACCGATTCGACATTCTTTCCTTGACGATTTATGTAAAAACTGCCGCCAGCAAGCATTGAAACTGGCCCGGGAATTGGCGCAAAATCATACTTTTCACTTATCTCTCCATTCTCATATGCTAAGGAATATGCAACATCACTCCATATTAATGCTAAGGCACAATTTTTCTCTTTCAGTACTTCTACTTGGGTCATCGCGTCTGTCTTATAAAAATCATTGGATGCATCGTATTTTTTTAGCTCTACATAGAATTGTGTCGCTTGAATTGTTTCTGGAGCATTTAGGATACATTGAACTGCTTTGCTATCTTCCCACCCCCATCTTTTTTTCATTAGACCGCCTCCAAAGCTATAAGCAAAATTGGCCCATTCATGATAGATGAAATAAGGGGCCCCTTGTAGGCAAATCCCATAAATTTTTTGATCCGGACGATGAAAAAAAGCGACAATTCTCTTAAACTCTTGCCAGGTTTTCGGCGAAGCAAGATCGACATTGTATATATCCCAGTATTGTCGTTTATAAGTTTCGTTAGAAAAAAGCTCCTTATTGTAGGCTAAAATCATAGTATTTGCTGTAAAGGGGATTGCGTAAGCTTCTATATCAACTCCTGCAGCATCTTGATACCAACCCACTTCTTTCCAGCAGTTTTGAAAAAGATCTACCTCAAATGGAAAAAACCCTTTGACCAGTTGGTTTGGAAATTTTGCTTTAAGTTCTGCTAGAGATATCACAACATTGTGTGAAATGTAGCTTGCAAGCGCAGTATTGTATTGCAAGATTAGATCATAAATTCCGCTTCCCCCAAAAAGATCGAGATCAGCCTTTTCAATCATAGCTTCATAGGGCATCAGCTCGAATTGTATTGTGGTTGGGTTAGCTTCGGAGTTTTTTCTTAAAGATAGTTCTCTCATCGAACGTGTTGTAGGAACATCCTCAGCAAGGACTTTTATTGACGCTGAAAGAAGGGGGCCTTGGTAAAATAGCACTATGAATATACCCAGAATTATTTTTTCGGCTAAAAGCATTCTCATCTCGCGCGGGTTAAACACAAATCATGTGTTAATCCGCCATTTATATATATTGCAAACAGGCAGATTACGCATTTTTTTATAGAAATTAGTCCTAAAAGTACTCCTCGGAGTAATTAACTCCAATAGCCCTAGCTATTTTAACTTTCCACAATACACATTACAGTTGTATTCATATTTTATCTTAGAGCTTACGCAAAACTCATTAAAAATTTCTTCTAGCCTGTTCATCATAGGCATATAGTTAGAATGCTCTTTTCTGGGTGTGTAAGAAGATGAAAGCAGTCTTCCTTCTGAAATCGCTCTTTAAAAACTCTTATCCAAGCGCGGAATGACCATACTTGTGGCGTCTTGAACTACCTTTAAGCTAATGGGACTTGCTTTTGCATGATTCCATGATTGATAACCCCACTCTTGAAGAAAGTAGGGATACCATTTTGTCATTCTATAGATTTCAGCTAATGCATCAGGTTCAAAAACAGCAGCCCCTCTTTCGGGTAGCTTTTGGGATTTTAGAGAGGGCTGCAGCATAATTTTAGATCAGTTTTTTCAGCCAGGTCTGGCCCCATATCATACTTTGCGTATTTGCATTAAGAAGCAAAAGTTCTGACCAGAAATTGAAAAGATCCTAGGGGCGCGTTAAGGGTCTGTTCGACTAATCTCGGGAAAGCAAGCATACGTCTTGATACATCTTCATCTGACCACGGATAGATCCCCTTGTCAGTCATAAAAAGATAACCTGAAAGAATAAATTCTGCACACTCCAACGGATTATCTGTTTTGAAAATTCCTTCCTCGCAGCCTTGTTTGATGACTATAGCATATAAAGGGGCGTTCGTAACCAATGTAGCAGCAAACAAACGCAGATGCAGGGCTTCATTGCCTGTTTCATGAAGTTGGTCCAAAATAAACTGGTTATCTTTGGCAATGTGGCCCGTTTCAACCAAGGCCTGCATTTTTTGCAGCGCATCTCCTTTAGTGTTTTTGATACACGCTTGCATCTTGATAAAGTTGCCCTCAACTATATCTTTAACTACTGCCTCAAGAATTTCCTCTTTGGACTTAAAGTAATGGTAAATGGTCCCTTTGGCTATGTTAAGAACCTCCATTACGTCTTGAATGGAGGTTTGATCATATTTTTTCTTTAAGAATAAAAAACGGGCAGCATTAATAATATCTGCCCTTCTTTCAGAGGCTTTTTTGACGACTCTTGCCATAAATGAAACTTTTAAAGCCTATGTGAATCTTTTATATTTTTTTTAATGTCAGTTCCACAGGTTCAACTCTAAGGAACGAATGTCCAGGAATTGTACTCAATTCATTTTTTTTGGGAAAAGATTCAATTTCATAGCGGCTAAGAAGTGCCCCAATCATACGGCTGATTTCAGCTTTTGCAAGCCACTGTCCAGGACAAAAATGGACATTTTCATTGAATATTGAGCTTCCAGCAAGAAGTGGTGCAGCAATGATGGTTTCCCCCTTAGAGATAGGATACTCCCAGCTTGTTCCATCATGCTCAACCATAAATACAATATCCTTACTCGCTGTACGTGAAAAGAAAGGTACCGACGTATAGTTACTGAAGCAATCAGCGATAAAACTATTTAATTTTGATTCGCGTTCACTTGAAAGAGAAGCGTTATCCTTTCGAATGATTTCTTGCAATTTGGGATTTTGACCTAGACGCCATAAGATATATTGTAAAGCTGAAGATGTCGTTTCAGAACCGGCGAGATAAATGAGCATCAACATTCCAGCCAACTGAATCTTTGAAAAATCCTTCTTCTCTAAAGCAACGATAAAGTCGCCACTGCTTTGACTAATGGCTGAGCGCAGTGTATCTAAAGCAGAATTATACCGTTGGATATGTTTTTCAGAAGGACGCCCCCACTTTTTTATGAATTGGTAACTCGCTGCAAAAGATGCACCCTTTCCGATTTGTTGGAAATCATCCATAGTGCCTGGATGACTTAAAAACACACGTGCCAAAACAGCCACAGTATAAGTTTCTGCAAAGCGTTTGGCAGAAAAAGAACCCTTTTCTGCGTAAGCATCCAAAACTAGTGTCACAACATCGTCAATTTTGGGTCTTAGCTGATGAATTTGACTTTCTTTAATGTAATCCAATAATGGTCTCTTATAACTCCTTACATGATCTTTTGAGCAAGTTAATAGAAATGAATTGCGATCCACCGCAACACCTGGACAAAGATCTCTTAATAAATGGAGGAAAGCATTGTCTTCATCTGTCTCAAAATATCCTGAAGGGTCATTACGATAATGTTTTGATAAGGCTGAGATAGCCCATTTTGATGAGAGGATATGTCCATTTTTATTGAACAGAAACTGAAGAGCATTAATTGAATTGCCGCTGTAAATTTGTTTAGTAACAACTTCGTTTATACTTCTGTAATAGATCAAGGATAATTCATTGTAAGTACCATGCATAAATCGTATAGGTAGAGATACCATCCACTTTAACCATCTTGTTGTGATATTCTGATTATTTATCTCTATAGACACAACCGCTTCTTCTTGAATGGGTTGTGTTAATCGACAACTGCTGAAAGTATAAATTGCATTAAAAAGACTCATAAATCTCTCCATGTTTTGAGTTTTGAATCTATAATACACGTTGACCGACCGTCGGTCAATATGGAAATGAATTTATCCGAAACTGGATTTGTACTTTCAAGTTAGAGAGCTAATCTTCGTTTAAGGTTTTTTACGCTACCAGGAAATGAAATTAAATTTTGTGGACACGCCACCGTATGCAGGAATGGGCAACAAAAACAGGAATATTATCGTGAAAATATTTCATCATCATCAACTATTAGAATTGAAATTTGGTTAGCTTCTCTCTTCATATTAATTGCATGTTGTATTCGCTTAGCGTAAGTCGATAAAGAACATGTCTGCTCAATCTGTGTTCTTTTGGTAGTTTTGGGTGATTAAAATCGTCCTTAGGATCGTGCTGCATACCTATGCGTTTCATAACAATTTGAGAACGCAGATTATGAATGGGAGTAAAGGCCACAATCTCGTTAAAATGAAATTGCTTGAATCCGTAGCCAAGCGCTGCTTTTGCACCTTCTGATGCATAGCCCTTTCCCCAATGCTTGTAGGCAAGCCGATATCCTAACTCAATATTTGGTGAAAAAGATGCTTCAAAGTCCACTTCTTCTAAACCAATTCTTCCTATGAACTCACCCGTTTCTATGAGAAAAACGGCCCATTTCCCCCATCCATATTTTTCAATATGATCGTGAGCAGATTGCAGTGATGTATTACTTTCTTCTCGAGTCCAAGTGGCAGGAAAAAATTCCATTACCCTCGGATCGGCATTGAGCTCTGCAAAAAGCTCTAAATCTTTCTCACACCATTGCCTCAATACTAAGCGCTCTGATTCGATAATTGTATTCTTATTATTATGCATTTGCTTCGTTATTAAAAAATGGAGATTTTTCACACAAAAATCTCGAAAATGTTTTATGGCTTCCAAATCAAGGTCTTCAAAGCGAGCTTGTGGACAAATTTGAGCGGAGAAATCAGGTTCTCCTTTAATACGTAAATGTAATCTTGTGATTAAATCTGACTTGGTTTTTTCTAAGTTGGAACATGCGTGACTGCCGACAATGATTCGGGCTGTTTGTCTGAAACGCTTAAAATGATATGTCCTCCACCTTCATTTGCAAGAGCACAGCAATATTTTGTTAACTTATCGCTATCAAAGCCATTTTTAGCTTCTTTGAATTCCAGGTGTTCATTTTCTTTGCATTTCAGACAAGCATGCAGTTGTTCAATAGTTACAGTAATAATGTCATCTGATTTAGTTTCACTTCTTCAATAAATACTGATCTAGAACTTCATAGCCGTGGATCAATGGGCTCACTTTCCAAGGCCAATATACCAAATACAGCCTCATGGCATTTATAAAGAGGTTCTCGTTTGACAAATCTTTCTAATGCTTCAATGCCTAATGCATATTCTCTAAGGGCTAAGGAACGCTTTTTTGCAACATTTCTGACTTTAACGCGCTCTAAATTCTCCTGAACCGAATATTCGGGACCATAAATAATCCTTAAATATTCACGTCCGCGACACTTAAGACCTGGCTGAATTAATCCATGAGTACCAACCACAGTAAAATCATAAGGTTTAATAACAAAACCTTCACCACCTTGTTGTTCAGTTAGTTGTAACCACCAATTCACCGCCTCTTCACAGCTTTGAGTATCTTCGATATGAACGATCTTGGATTGAGTTTCCTTAAAAAGCGAACTGTCTGCTGCAACAAGCTGGCTGATTACATCCATGTGCCAGCCATGATCCTTTTCTACATGGACATTGCCTTCGCTTGCAAGAATATGAAATGGAGCTAATTTATAGTCTTCGATAGATGTGATTGGCCAGCAGTATCGTTCATATGATCGAATGTAATCATCGACCATTTCTAATTTATTGGTAAATTTTGAATAAAGATCAGCAACCTCAGGGTTCTTTTTAAGCGCCTTTTCAAGCAGTTGTACAGTCATCGATAAGCTCGATTGCGCTGCTGCACCAACAGAAGCGTATTGTTCTTTGATTAACTCCTGAGCTTTTGCCGACCAAGGCATTAATTCGCAATCCAAACAAATCCAATCAGTATTCAATTTTGCCCATAGATCAGCTTTTTCAACGGCCCCGTGAACTTTATTCAAAAATTGAGATTCTATTTGAGTATCTGTAAAAAAATTTCTTCCGGTTCTAGTGTAACAAATACCAATTCTTTCTTCATCAACCCCAAAGCGGGTCTTAACAACATTTGTGTCTTTACAGATAATCACAATAGCTCTTGAACCCATATGTTTTTCTTGACAAATCACTTTGGATATTCTGTTTTTTCGAAAGAATCTGAAGGAATCATTGGGATGTTCTAAATATTTGGGATCATCGCTTGTTTCAGTAGGGGACATTGTGGGGGGTAAGTAGATGAGTAATTTGGGATTGATGGCAAAGCGACTCATCACTTCTAAAGCGGCTATCGAATTTTCTTCAAGAATAGTCACATTATTATGTAAACGAGTTGAAACGATTCTCTTACCCAAGATATCGCTTAAGCTTAAAATATCGTTCCCCAAACGAACTTTATGATCAGAAACTTCAACTAAAAGCGGTTTTACTGGTTTGGCATATACTTGTTTTGAAACCACAGATACTAACTCGTTTTCAGGGTATCTCAACGCCGTCAATTTTCCACCAAAAACGCAGCCGTTATCTATATTGATTGTATTATTTAACCAATCTGAAGCTGGCATGGGTGTATGACCGTAAACCACAATGGCCTTACCCCTATATTCATTAGCCCAAGCATATCTGACGGGTAGACCATACTCATCTGTTTCACCAGTCGTTTCGCCATAGAGCGCAAACTCTCTCACCGTTTTTGAACCGCGTCCTTGATAACTTTCTTTCATACCAGCATGGGCGACAACCAGTTTACCATCATCCAACACATAATGGCTAACTAAGCCATCAATAAAACCAATCACTCGTTGAATGAAATCTTTGGACTCTCGCTCCAATTGTTCCAAGGAGTCTTGCATGCCATGAGCTACCTTGACATCTTGACCTTTGAGTTTTCGCATCAATTTTATATCATGATTACCAGGTACGCATAAAGCGATACCTGCTTCTGACATATCCATGACTAATTTTAGCACAGCAGGGGTATTAGGTCCTCGGTCAACAAGATCTCCTAAAAAGATTACTTTTCGTCCGTGTGGATTGCTTACAATATATTTGCTGTCGTGGTGGATGACATATCCAAGAGTCTTGAGAAGTTCTGAAAGTTCTTCGAAACAGCCGTGGATATCTCCAATGATATCAAAAGCTCCATGTTCATGTTTAAGGTCATTCCACAATTTTACTCTTTGGATAACAGCTGATTCGACTTCCTCTAAAGTTTCAAGCTTATAAACATCCCGAAAGCCTTCCTTTTTGAGATGTTGAAGGGAGCGTTTGAGTTGATTGCTTTGCTGTTTAATAACATGGTCTCCAAAATTCTTGTCTGCTCTTTTTTTATTGCGTTCGATGCATAATTTTTCGGAAGTATTAATCACAATTGCCACAGGAATGCAGTGAAAATCCTTAGCTAAGTTAAGTAAGTTTTTTCTGGAATCTGGTTGGACATTGGTCGCATCAATCACTGTTAACTTGCCAGCTGCTAAGCGTTTGGAAGCAATGTAAGCCAGAACGTCAAAAGCATCATTCGTCGCGGACTGGTCATTTGGGTCATCAGAGACAAGGGCAC is drawn from Parachlamydiales bacterium and contains these coding sequences:
- a CDS encoding polynucleotide kinase-phosphatase translates to MEQNIIKIPELSLILLVGISGSGKSTFAQKHFKPTEVISSDYCRALVSDDPNDQSATNDAFDVLAYIASKRLAAGKLTVIDATNVQPDSRKNLLNLAKDFHCIPVAIVINTSEKLCIERNKKRADKNFGDHVIKQQSNQLKRSLQHLKKEGFRDVYKLETLEEVESAVIQRVKLWNDLKHEHGAFDIIGDIHGCFEELSELLKTLGYVIHHDSKYIVSNPHGRKVIFLGDLVDRGPNTPAVLKLVMDMSEAGIALCVPGNHDIKLMRKLKGQDVKVAHGMQDSLEQLERESKDFIQRVIGFIDGLVSHYVLDDGKLVVAHAGMKESYQGRGSKTVREFALYGETTGETDEYGLPVRYAWANEYRGKAIVVYGHTPMPASDWLNNTINIDNGCVFGGKLTALRYPENELVSVVSKQVYAKPVKPLLVEVSDHKVRLGNDILSLSDILGKRIVSTRLHNNVTILEENSIAALEVMSRFAINPKLLIYLPPTMSPTETSDDPKYLEHPNDSFRFFRKNRISKVICQEKHMGSRAIVIICKDTNVVKTRFGVDEERIGICYTRTGRNFFTDTQIESQFLNKVHGAVEKADLWAKLNTDWICLDCELMPWSAKAQELIKEQYASVGAAAQSSLSMTVQLLEKALKKNPEVADLYSKFTNKLEMVDDYIRSYERYCWPITSIEDYKLAPFHILASEGNVHVEKDHGWHMDVISQLVAADSSLFKETQSKIVHIEDTQSCEEAVNWWLQLTEQQGGEGFVIKPYDFTVVGTHGLIQPGLKCRGREYLRIIYGPEYSVQENLERVKVRNVAKKRSLALREYALGIEALERFVKREPLYKCHEAVFGILALESEPIDPRL
- a CDS encoding extracellular solute-binding protein, with the protein product MRMLLAEKIILGIFIVLFYQGPLLSASIKVLAEDVPTTRSMRELSLRKNSEANPTTIQFELMPYEAMIEKADLDLFGGSGIYDLILQYNTALASYISHNVVISLAELKAKFPNQLVKGFFPFEVDLFQNCWKEVGWYQDAAGVDIEAYAIPFTANTMILAYNKELFSNETYKRQYWDIYNVDLASPKTWQEFKRIVAFFHRPDQKIYGICLQGAPYFIYHEWANFAYSFGGGLMKKRWGWEDSKAVQCILNAPETIQATQFYVELKKYDASNDFYKTDAMTQVEVLKEKNCALALIWSDVAYSLAYENGEISEKYDFAPIPGPVSMLAGGSFYINRQGKNVESVMKFVLDQMQKETQVILMKNGLCSPLRSIYDFEEIQKIPYANALKTSLEKGIYMLEAGHNSDHIIRNMSKILQNLVMNSKNGTIDPQTIEIAFQDHDLLQYLKSQ
- a CDS encoding cytochrome P450 translates to MSLFNAIYTFSSCRLTQPIQEEAVVSIEINNQNITTRWLKWMVSLPIRFMHGTYNELSLIYYRSINEVVTKQIYSGNSINALQFLFNKNGHILSSKWAISALSKHYRNDPSGYFETDEDNAFLHLLRDLCPGVAVDRNSFLLTCSKDHVRSYKRPLLDYIKESQIHQLRPKIDDVVTLVLDAYAEKGSFSAKRFAETYTVAVLARVFLSHPGTMDDFQQIGKGASFAASYQFIKKWGRPSEKHIQRYNSALDTLRSAISQSSGDFIVALEKKDFSKIQLAGMLMLIYLAGSETTSSALQYILWRLGQNPKLQEIIRKDNASLSSERESKLNSFIADCFSNYTSVPFFSRTASKDIVFMVEHDGTSWEYPISKGETIIAAPLLAGSSIFNENVHFCPGQWLAKAEISRMIGALLSRYEIESFPKKNELSTIPGHSFLRVEPVELTLKKI
- a CDS encoding NUDIX hydrolase gives rise to the protein MHLQVGVKVLLKNNEGKFLLICRSAEKYKDVLQKWDIPGGRIDPGKTLIDNLEREVMEETNLRLKNNPRLVGAQDIIPNSEKHVVRLTYIGEAEGELRLSEEHTEFGWFELKELHSMENLDKYLQALLADLEENETDVKSALGAASS
- a CDS encoding ATP-binding protein, whose protein sequence is MDRIKNPFSPGAGAPPPELVGRDPILEEAAILLGRIKRKRPEKSMLLTGLRGVGKTVLLNEIEHKAREEGYRTILIEAHEGKTLGALIAPHLWKLLFELDRIAGLGNKVKRGLSVLRSFISALNVTVNDVTIGLDIEPERGAADSGDLEIDLPNLFVALGEAAEDRKSAIAIFIDEIQYFSQKELGALIMAMHKIQQRQLPLVLLGTGLPILPGLAGDSKSYAERLFNFPDIGALSETDAAKALNDPAQVEGVVFEPDALAEIYRMTKGYPYFLQEWGYQSWNHAKASPITLKVIQEATNMVIQRLDKNFFRVRFDRLIPSEKNFLRAMAELGPGSHRSGDIADILNFKITSLAPVRSKLIKKGMIYSPAHGELTFTVPLFDEFMVRAIPNFK
- a CDS encoding TetR/AcrR family transcriptional regulator → MARVVKKASERRADIINAARFLFLKKKYDQTSIQDVMEVLNIAKGTIYHYFKSKEEILEAVVKDIVEGNFIKMQACIKNTKGDALQKMQALVETGHIAKDNQFILDQLHETGNEALHLRLFAATLVTNAPLYAIVIKQGCEEGIFKTDNPLECAEFILSGYLFMTDKGIYPWSDEDVSRRMLAFPRLVEQTLNAPLGSFQFLVRTFAS
- a CDS encoding GNAT family N-acetyltransferase gives rise to the protein MHNNKNTIIESERLVLRQWCEKDLELFAELNADPRVMEFFPATWTREESNTSLQSAHDHIEKYGWGKWAVFLIETGEFIGRIGLEEVDFEASFSPNIELGYRLAYKHWGKGYASEGAKAALGYGFKQFHFNEIVAFTPIHNLRSQIVMKRIGMQHDPKDDFNHPKLPKEHRLSRHVLYRLTLSEYNMQLI